The genomic DNA AATGCATCGTTGTTTCCTACCTTGTAGGCATAATTTTTTTCGTAATGATTGATTTTTGGTTTAAATTTCTTAATCACGGCAATAAATTCGTTATAAGATGGAATGCTTCGGTTATTATAACTTATCAACCACATCGGGATATGGCTGGCACTTTCAAATAATTTTAAAAACGAAGCGTGGAGTTGAGTTTTTTTATTAAAGCCACTCTCTTTAAAAATTGGATATGTTTTTGTTTTGCCATTGAATGCTTTTATTTGCCCATAATAACTGGTAAATAGCTCCACAAAGAAATAATCCCTTTCATAATCAAACCCTGAACCTCCATATGGTGGATCAAAGTAAACAGCATCAACCTTTATCCGTGGCAATAGGTTAAAAATATCATCA from Deltaproteobacteria bacterium includes the following:
- a CDS encoding DNA adenine methylase encodes the protein MALAAAIRTCIQKMPGGKFRSGLLRYRKPDFPHFRPKFTADIKNTFLKFLTGYNQAVFDNGQINEAYNDDIFNLLPRIKVDAVYFDPPYGGSGFDYERDYFFVELFTSYYGQIKAFNGKTKTYPIFKESGFNKKTQLHASFLKLFESASHIPMWLISYNNRSIPSYNEFIAVIKKFKPKINHYEKNYAYKVGNNDALKEYLFVCR